One window of the Saccopteryx bilineata isolate mSacBil1 chromosome 2, mSacBil1_pri_phased_curated, whole genome shotgun sequence genome contains the following:
- the AVPR1B gene encoding vasopressin V1b receptor — MDSGPRWAANPVPGGTLSAPNATTPWLGRDEELAKAEIGVLAIVLVLTTGGNLTVLLALGQQGRKRARMHLFVLHLALTDLGVALFQVLPQLLWDITYRFQGPDLLCRAVKYLQALSMFASTYMLLAMTLDRYLAVCHPLRSLQQPSQSTYPLIAAPWLLAAILSLPQVFIFSLREVIQGSGVLDCWADFRFPWGSRAYITWTTLAIFILPVAMLTACYSLICYEICKNLKVKTQTWRVKGGGWRTWDGASPSAPAAATRGLPSRVSSISTISRAKIRTVKMTFIIVLAYIACWAPFFSVQMWTVWDKNAPDEDSTNVVFTISMLLGNLSSCCNPWIYMGFNSHLWPRPLRHLACCGGPRPLMRRQLSNGSFSSRRTTLLLTRSSCPPALSLSLSPSLRGRRGPGESLKDTEQVDKEGVSETGIF; from the exons ATGGATTCTGGACCTCGCTGGGCTGCCAACCCTGTTCCCGGGGGCACCCTCTCTGCCCCCAATGCCACCACACCCTGGCTGGGCCGGGATGAGGAGCTGGCCAAGGCGGAGATTGGAGTCTTGGCCATTGTCCTGGTGTTGACGACAGGGGGCAACCTGACTGTGCTGCTGGCCCTGGGCCAGCAGGGCCGCAAGCGCGCCCGCATGCACCTGTTTGTGCTGCATCTAGCCCTGACCGACCTGGGCGTGGCGCTCTTCCAGGTACTGCCCCAGCTGCTGTGGGACATCACCTACCGCTTCCAGGGCCCCGACCTCCTCTGCCGGGCTGTCAAGTACCTGCAGGCGCTCAGCATGTTCGCCTCTACCTACATGCTGCTGGCCATGACGCTGGACCGCTACCTGGCCGTGTGTCACCCCCTGCGCAGCCTCCAGCAGCCCAGCCAGTCTACCTACCCACTCATTGCTGCTCCCTGGCTATTGGCCGCCATCCTCAGCCTCCCTCaagtcttcattttttctctgcggGAGGTTATCCAGGGCTCGGGGGTGTTGGACTGCTGGGCTGACTTTCGCTTCCCTTGGGGGTCACGGGCCTACATCACCTGGACTACCTTGGCCATCTTCATCCTGCCTGTGGCCATGCTCACAGCCTGCTACAGCCTCATCTGCTATGAGATTTGTAAGAACCTAAAAGTCAAGACACAGACCTGGAGGGTGAAAGGAGGGGGCTGGAGGACTTGGGATGGGGCCTCACCTTCTGCCCCAGCTGCAGCCACGCGGGGACTGCCATCCCGGGTCAGTAGTATCAGCACTATCTCGCGGGCCAAGATCCGAACCGTGAAGATGACCTTCATCATTGTGCTGGCCTACATTGCCTGCTGGGCGCCCTTTTTCAGTGTCCAGATGTGGACAGTATGGGACAAGAACGCCCCTGATGAAG ATTCAACCAATGTGGTTTTCACCATCTCCATGCTTTTGGGCAACCTCAGCAGCTGCTGCAATCCCTGGATCTACATGGGCTTCAACAGCCACCTGTGGCCACGCCCTCTACGCCATCTGGCCTGCTGCGGGGGTCCTCGGCCCCTGATGCGCAGGCAGCTCTCCAATGGCAGCTTCTCGAGCCGCCGCACCACGCTGCTGCTGACCCGCTCCAGCTGCCCGCCggccctcagcctcagcctcagccccagcctcagagGGAGGCGTGGGCCTGGAGAGTCACTGAAGGACACAGAGCAGGTGGACAAGGAAGGCGTCTCTGAGACAGGCATCTTTTAG